The Kineococcus mangrovi genome includes a window with the following:
- a CDS encoding helix-turn-helix transcriptional regulator — protein MGSERVRSHRPDVPGIAEVLSARFVEHAYPLHTHDTWTLLLVEDGAVHYDLDRRPHDTGRHVTLLPPHVPHDGRAATATGFRKRVLYLEPGALPTTAAGRLADAPELPDPRLTAAARDLHARLSGDPVLDADPLDVHARAAVLLDAVTAHVLRTPPSHRRDAPLARRLRTLLDEHVVDGVLLADAAARFGVSSAHLVRTFTREVGMPPHAYLTGRRVDLARRLLLTGHRPAEAAVLAGFHDQPHLTRHFRRVLGTTPGRFTG, from the coding sequence GTGGGCTCGGAACGCGTGCGCAGCCACCGGCCGGACGTCCCCGGCATCGCGGAGGTGCTGAGCGCCCGGTTCGTCGAGCACGCCTACCCGCTGCACACGCACGACACGTGGACGCTGCTGCTCGTCGAGGACGGAGCCGTGCACTACGACCTCGACCGCCGCCCGCACGACACCGGCCGCCACGTGACGCTGCTGCCGCCGCACGTCCCGCACGACGGCCGGGCCGCGACGGCGACGGGGTTCCGCAAGCGCGTGCTCTACCTCGAACCGGGCGCCCTACCCACGACCGCCGCGGGCCGGCTGGCGGACGCGCCCGAACTGCCCGATCCCCGCCTGACCGCCGCGGCCCGGGACCTGCACGCCCGACTGAGCGGTGACCCGGTGCTCGACGCCGACCCCCTCGACGTCCACGCCCGGGCCGCGGTGCTGCTCGACGCCGTCACCGCCCACGTCCTGCGGACCCCGCCCTCGCACCGGCGCGACGCGCCCCTGGCCCGCCGGCTGCGGACCCTGCTCGACGAGCACGTCGTCGACGGCGTGCTGCTGGCCGACGCGGCCGCCCGGTTCGGGGTGTCCAGCGCCCACCTCGTCCGCACGTTCACCCGGGAGGTCGGGATGCCGCCGCACGCCTACCTCACCGGCCGGCGCGTCGACCTCGCCCGGCGCCTGCTGCTCACCGGGCACCGCCCCGCCGAGGCCGCCGTGCTCGCCGGGTTCCACGACCAGCCGCACCTCACGCGGCACTTCCGACGGGTGCTGGGGACGACGCCGGGGCGGTTCACGGGCTGA
- a CDS encoding peptide chain release factor 3, whose product MVTTLPSDQLTDVPAEQVAAESARRRTIAVISHPDAGKSTLTEALALHAKALREAGHVHGKAGRAGVVTDWQDMEKQRGISISSAVLQLDHRDTVVNVVDTPGHADFSEDTYRALTAVDAVIMLIDAARGMEVQTRKLFGVCKQRGLPVVTVVNKWDRPGQEALALLDEVESVTGLRPTPVTWPVGIAGDFRGLLERSTGGYVKYTKAPGGATLAVEERMDAAGAEAAEGDAWRQAVDEHELLAATGADHDEEEFLGFRTTPVFFTAAVANTGVGQVLDALVDIAPSPRDQRDVAGEVHPVTSRFTAQVFKTQTGMNPAHRDRLAFARIHSGVFHRGMTVRDDRSGRPMVLKHVQTVFGSDRSTVDVAWPGDVIGLVNARHVNVGDTLSENGRTAYPPLPVFAPEHFRTVRPKDLGSGKQFRQGLRELDAEGVVRVLTSDSRGDGEPVLSAVGALQFDVVQYRMTHEFRSPVLFTELPFTTARIIEAKDAPLLRSHRGCEVVQNAEGRVFALFTDEWRVRSFERDNPDVKLEELVATSD is encoded by the coding sequence GTGGTGACCACCCTGCCCTCCGACCAGCTGACCGACGTCCCCGCCGAGCAGGTGGCCGCCGAGTCCGCCCGCCGCCGCACCATCGCCGTCATCAGCCACCCGGACGCCGGGAAGTCGACGCTCACCGAGGCCCTCGCCCTGCACGCGAAGGCGTTGCGCGAGGCCGGTCACGTCCACGGCAAGGCCGGTCGCGCCGGGGTCGTCACCGACTGGCAGGACATGGAGAAGCAGCGCGGGATCTCCATCAGCTCCGCCGTCCTGCAGCTGGACCACCGCGACACGGTCGTCAACGTCGTGGACACCCCCGGGCACGCCGACTTCTCCGAGGACACCTACCGCGCGCTCACGGCCGTCGACGCCGTGATCATGCTCATCGACGCGGCCCGCGGCATGGAGGTCCAGACCCGCAAGCTGTTCGGCGTCTGCAAGCAGCGCGGGCTGCCCGTCGTCACCGTCGTCAACAAGTGGGACCGGCCCGGCCAGGAGGCGCTCGCCCTGCTCGACGAGGTCGAGTCCGTGACCGGTCTGCGACCCACCCCGGTGACGTGGCCTGTCGGCATCGCGGGTGACTTCCGGGGGCTGCTCGAACGCTCCACCGGCGGGTACGTGAAGTACACGAAGGCCCCCGGCGGGGCGACCCTCGCCGTCGAGGAACGCATGGACGCCGCGGGCGCCGAGGCCGCCGAGGGCGACGCGTGGCGGCAGGCCGTCGACGAGCACGAGCTGCTCGCCGCGACCGGCGCCGACCACGACGAGGAGGAGTTCCTCGGGTTCCGCACGACGCCGGTGTTCTTCACCGCCGCCGTCGCGAACACCGGGGTCGGGCAGGTCCTCGACGCCCTCGTCGACATCGCCCCCTCCCCGCGCGACCAGCGCGACGTCGCCGGGGAGGTCCACCCCGTCACGAGCCGGTTCACCGCGCAGGTGTTCAAGACGCAGACGGGCATGAACCCCGCCCACCGCGACCGCCTCGCGTTCGCGCGCATCCACTCCGGGGTGTTCCACCGCGGCATGACCGTCCGCGACGACCGCAGCGGCCGGCCCATGGTCCTCAAGCACGTCCAGACGGTGTTCGGGTCCGACCGCTCCACCGTCGACGTCGCCTGGCCCGGGGACGTCATCGGCCTCGTCAACGCCCGGCACGTCAACGTCGGGGACACGTTGTCCGAGAACGGCCGCACCGCTTACCCGCCGCTGCCGGTGTTCGCCCCCGAGCACTTCCGCACCGTCCGCCCCAAGGACCTCGGGTCGGGCAAGCAGTTCCGCCAGGGGTTGCGCGAACTCGACGCCGAGGGCGTCGTCCGCGTCCTCACCTCCGACTCCCGCGGCGACGGGGAACCCGTGCTGTCCGCCGTCGGCGCGCTGCAGTTCGACGTCGTGCAGTACCGCATGACCCACGAGTTCCGCTCGCCCGTCCTGTTCACCGAACTGCCGTTCACGACGGCGCGGATCATCGAGGCCAAGGACGCCCCGCTGCTGCGGTCGCACCGCGGCTGCGAGGTCGTGCAGAACGCCGAGGGGCGGGTGTTCGCGCTGTTCACCGACGAGTGGCGGGTGCGCAGCTTCGAGCGCGACAACCCGGACGTGAAGCTCGAGGAGCTCGTCGCGACGAGCGACTGA
- a CDS encoding phosphotransferase encodes MSTSAAVASGGNRVRWPDLPTAVHAAVAEVLGAPVTRAASQPGGFSPGSADRVETAAGARAFVKAVSPAQNEHTPALHAREARIAARLPAGVPAPRLLGAREVGDWQVLVLEDVPGRHPALPWRADELALVVAALEALATVGTPCPVPDLPTARESLACELPADALAHLDGDSLVHLDLRADNLLLAGGRAVLVDWPHACRGPAWLDLLALLFEVDRLGGEDLAEDTLRTSPLTRDVDPDVLTVVLTGFAAFFLTRAAEPDPPGLPTLRAFQRAQGQALERWVARRTRHG; translated from the coding sequence GTGAGCACGTCCGCAGCCGTCGCCTCCGGAGGCAACCGCGTCCGCTGGCCGGACCTGCCCACCGCCGTCCACGCCGCCGTCGCCGAGGTGCTCGGCGCGCCCGTCACGCGCGCCGCCTCCCAGCCCGGGGGTTTCTCGCCCGGGTCGGCCGACCGCGTCGAGACGGCCGCCGGGGCCCGCGCCTTCGTCAAGGCCGTGAGCCCGGCGCAGAACGAGCACACGCCCGCGCTGCACGCCCGCGAGGCGCGCATCGCCGCCCGTCTGCCCGCGGGCGTCCCGGCCCCGCGGTTGCTCGGCGCCCGCGAGGTGGGGGACTGGCAGGTCCTCGTCCTGGAGGACGTGCCCGGCCGGCACCCGGCCCTGCCGTGGCGGGCGGACGAGCTGGCCCTCGTCGTCGCGGCCCTGGAGGCGCTCGCCACCGTCGGCACGCCCTGCCCCGTCCCGGACCTGCCGACCGCGCGGGAGTCGCTGGCGTGCGAGCTGCCCGCCGACGCGCTGGCGCACCTCGACGGGGACTCGCTCGTCCACCTCGACCTGCGAGCGGACAACCTGCTCCTCGCCGGCGGCCGGGCCGTCCTGGTCGACTGGCCCCACGCCTGCCGCGGGCCGGCGTGGCTGGACCTGCTGGCGCTGCTGTTCGAGGTGGACCGGCTGGGTGGTGAGGACCTCGCCGAGGACACGCTGCGGACCTCCCCGCTGACCCGGGACGTCGACCCCGACGTGCTGACGGTCGTCCTGACGGGCTTCGCCGCCTTCTTCCTGACGCGCGCCGCGGAGCCGGACCCGCCCGGGCTGCCGACCCTGCGCGCCTTCCAGCGTGCCCAGGGGCAGGCGCTGGAGCGGTGGGTCGCGCGGCGGACCCGGCACGGCTGA